In one Umezawaea sp. Da 62-37 genomic region, the following are encoded:
- the rimM gene encoding ribosome maturation factor RimM (Essential for efficient processing of 16S rRNA): protein MDVVVGRVAKAHGITGELSVDVRTDSPEVRFALGSALVAKLRDGTTRTLTVAAARKHTGRLLVRFDEVLTRDVAESLRGTLLLASTDDLPPTGDPDEFYDHQLEGLVVELLDGTKVGTVKEIAHGAGGELLVVNREGGGELLVPFVQQIVPTVDVKAGRVVIDPPEGLLDAD from the coding sequence ATGGACGTCGTCGTCGGCCGCGTGGCCAAGGCGCACGGGATCACCGGGGAACTCTCCGTTGACGTGCGCACCGATTCACCCGAGGTGCGGTTCGCCCTCGGTTCGGCCCTGGTCGCGAAGCTGCGTGACGGCACGACGCGCACCCTCACCGTGGCGGCCGCCCGGAAGCACACCGGGCGGCTGCTGGTGCGCTTCGACGAAGTGCTGACCAGGGATGTCGCGGAGTCGTTGCGCGGCACCCTGCTCTTGGCCAGCACCGACGACCTGCCCCCCACCGGCGACCCGGACGAGTTCTACGACCACCAGCTGGAAGGCCTGGTCGTCGAGCTGCTGGACGGGACGAAGGTGGGCACGGTCAAGGAGATCGCGCACGGCGCCGGCGGCGAGCTGCTGGTGGTGAACCGCGAAGGCGGCGGTGAGCTGCTGGTGCCGTTCGTGCAGCAGATCGTCCCGACCGTGGACGTGAAGGCGGGCCGTGTCGTCATCGACCCGCCGGAAGGCCTGCTCGATGCGGATTGA
- a CDS encoding RNA-binding protein, whose product MSLLADALEHLVRGIVDHPDDVRVTLVTTRRGRTLEVHVHPDDLGKVIGRGGRTATALRTVMAGIGGRGVRVDVVDTDR is encoded by the coding sequence GTGAGTTTGTTGGCTGACGCCCTCGAACACCTCGTTCGTGGCATCGTCGACCACCCGGACGACGTCCGGGTGACCCTGGTCACCACCCGCCGCGGTCGCACCCTCGAGGTGCACGTCCACCCGGACGACCTCGGCAAGGTGATCGGGCGCGGCGGTCGCACCGCGACCGCCCTGCGCACCGTCATGGCCGGCATTGGCGGCCGTGGCGTGCGCGTCGACGTGGTCGACACCGACCGCTAG
- the rpsP gene encoding 30S ribosomal protein S16, giving the protein MAVKIKLQRLGKIRQPYYRIIVSDARTRRNGKAIETIGKYHPKEEPSFIAVDSDRAQYWLGVGAQPTESVQRLLEITGDWQKFKGLPGAEGTLKVKEPKTPKAELFAAALAAASSEPMAEATTPKKKAAKKADAEPAAEAPKDEA; this is encoded by the coding sequence GTGGCCGTCAAGATCAAGCTGCAGCGGCTTGGCAAGATCCGTCAGCCGTACTACCGGATCATCGTTTCGGACGCTCGCACCCGCCGCAACGGCAAGGCCATCGAGACGATCGGCAAGTACCACCCCAAGGAGGAGCCGAGCTTCATCGCCGTCGACTCCGACCGGGCGCAGTACTGGCTGGGCGTCGGCGCGCAGCCGACCGAGTCCGTCCAGCGCCTGCTGGAGATCACCGGTGACTGGCAGAAGTTCAAGGGCCTGCCGGGCGCCGAGGGCACGCTGAAGGTCAAGGAGCCGAAGACGCCGAAGGCCGAGCTGTTCGCAGCCGCGCTGGCCGCCGCGTCCTCGGAGCCCATGGCCGAAGCCACCACGCCTAAGAAGAAGGCGGCCAAGAAGGCTGACGCAGAGCCTGCAGCCGAGGCGCCCAAGGACGAGGCGTGA
- a CDS encoding 5-oxoprolinase subunit PxpA, which translates to MIDLNSDLGEGFGIWRLGDDEALLDVVTSANVACGFHAGDPSTMRRVCRQAAERGVAVGAQVSYRDLAGFGRRFIDVDPGELADEVLYQIGALEACARAAGTAVAYVKPHGALYNAAVHHEAQAKAVVDGVRAFGGLPVLGLPGSRLLAAAEAAGLPAVKEAFADRGYTPEGTLVPRSLPGALIADTAKIVERALRLAESGELVAVDGTVLPTGARSLCLHGDTPGAVAHARAVREALTSAGFDPVAFTRPIRT; encoded by the coding sequence GTGATCGACCTCAACAGCGACCTCGGCGAGGGCTTCGGCATCTGGCGGCTCGGCGACGACGAGGCGCTGCTGGACGTCGTCACGAGCGCGAACGTCGCCTGCGGCTTCCACGCGGGCGACCCGTCGACCATGCGCCGGGTGTGCCGCCAGGCCGCCGAGCGCGGGGTCGCCGTCGGCGCGCAGGTGTCCTACCGGGACCTCGCCGGGTTCGGCCGCCGGTTCATCGACGTGGACCCAGGGGAACTGGCCGACGAGGTGCTCTACCAGATCGGCGCGCTGGAGGCGTGCGCTCGGGCCGCCGGGACGGCCGTCGCCTACGTCAAGCCGCACGGGGCGCTCTACAACGCGGCGGTGCACCACGAGGCCCAGGCCAAGGCGGTCGTCGACGGCGTGCGGGCGTTCGGCGGGCTGCCCGTCCTCGGCCTGCCGGGGTCCCGGCTGCTGGCCGCCGCCGAGGCCGCCGGACTGCCCGCCGTGAAGGAGGCGTTCGCGGACCGCGGGTACACGCCGGAGGGCACGCTGGTGCCCCGGAGCCTGCCCGGCGCGCTCATCGCGGACACCGCGAAGATCGTCGAGCGCGCCCTGCGTCTTGCCGAAAGCGGCGAGCTGGTCGCCGTCGACGGCACCGTCCTGCCGACCGGTGCGCGGTCCCTCTGCCTGCACGGGGACACGCCCGGAGCCGTCGCGCACGCCCGCGCCGTGCGCGAAGCGCTGACGTCCGCGGGCTTCGATCCGGTGGCTTTCACCCGGCCGATTCGGACCTGA
- a CDS encoding lysostaphin resistance A-like protein codes for MNPPLEPPPEQPPSLLDSVRAVSREPEPEREGQRWGFGAFLLVEAVFILSAVFITAIATTSGTDLGSSVSFVLFGSMVPTVLAAATAVVITRVRGNGPLIDLRLSWDWADVKVGLKLGLLGILLTIVAATVWSKVVGTQNATSAIGELVDGTALPLSAAVVMFVYVCFLGPVCEELIYRGLLWGAIERQGWSRWAAFLLSTVIFAASHLEPLRTSLLIIIALPIGIARLITRRLTASVVAHVVNNFLPGLTLLLVATGVMS; via the coding sequence GTGAACCCACCGCTCGAACCCCCACCTGAGCAGCCACCGAGCCTGCTGGACAGCGTCCGCGCGGTGAGCAGGGAGCCCGAACCCGAACGGGAGGGGCAGCGCTGGGGTTTCGGCGCGTTCCTGCTCGTCGAGGCGGTCTTCATCCTGAGCGCGGTGTTCATCACCGCCATCGCCACGACGTCGGGCACGGACCTCGGCAGCTCGGTGTCGTTCGTGTTGTTCGGCTCGATGGTGCCGACGGTCCTCGCCGCGGCGACGGCCGTCGTGATCACGCGGGTGCGCGGCAACGGGCCGCTCATCGACCTCCGCCTCAGCTGGGACTGGGCGGACGTGAAGGTCGGGCTGAAGCTGGGGCTGCTGGGCATCCTGCTGACGATCGTGGCCGCCACGGTGTGGTCGAAGGTCGTCGGCACCCAGAACGCGACCTCGGCGATCGGCGAGCTGGTCGACGGCACCGCGCTGCCGCTGTCGGCGGCCGTGGTGATGTTCGTCTACGTCTGCTTCCTCGGTCCGGTCTGCGAGGAGCTGATCTACCGCGGCCTGCTCTGGGGCGCGATCGAGCGGCAGGGCTGGAGCCGGTGGGCGGCGTTCCTCCTGAGCACGGTGATCTTCGCGGCCAGCCACCTCGAACCGCTGCGCACGTCCCTGCTGATCATCATCGCGCTGCCCATCGGCATCGCCAGGCTGATCACCCGCAGGCTCACCGCGAGCGTCGTGGCGCACGTGGTCAACAACTTCCTCCCCGGCCTCACGCTGCTGCTGGTGGCCACCGGGGTGATGTCGTGA
- a CDS encoding CPBP family intramembrane glutamic endopeptidase has product MEEPSPVRAHWAFAAFFTGLAGYYLCTLAVTALTADRFDSFDISDPPVLGPLLLLLFLPNILLGAGPLALSHLKGQGPAADYGLKPTWQDVKVGLACGGLSLLLAWIVGVVLLSIRRDTASSTSALEDIGLLSGGKSVWLAVAALFVFLGAPFTEELLTRGALWNALEHHRIPRLTILALTALIFAFLHEESWRTIGLFAQGMAIGTARMITGRTSSSIVAHATNNLLPAVYLYVGAS; this is encoded by the coding sequence GTGGAGGAACCGAGCCCCGTCCGCGCCCACTGGGCGTTCGCCGCCTTCTTCACCGGCCTGGCCGGCTACTACCTCTGCACCCTCGCCGTGACAGCGCTGACCGCCGACCGCTTCGACTCCTTCGACATCAGCGACCCCCCGGTCCTGGGACCGCTGCTGCTGCTCCTCTTCCTCCCCAACATCCTCCTGGGCGCGGGTCCGCTGGCCCTGTCCCACCTCAAAGGACAGGGCCCGGCGGCCGACTACGGCCTCAAGCCGACGTGGCAGGACGTCAAGGTGGGCCTCGCCTGCGGTGGCCTCTCGCTCCTGCTGGCCTGGATAGTCGGCGTGGTCCTCCTGAGCATCCGCAGGGACACCGCCAGCTCCACCTCGGCCCTGGAGGACATCGGCCTGCTCTCCGGCGGCAAGTCCGTCTGGCTCGCCGTGGCCGCCCTGTTCGTCTTCCTCGGCGCCCCGTTCACCGAGGAGCTCCTCACCCGCGGCGCCCTGTGGAACGCCCTGGAGCACCACCGCATCCCCCGCCTCACCATCCTCGCCCTGACAGCGTTGATCTTCGCCTTCCTGCACGAGGAGTCCTGGCGCACCATCGGCCTCTTCGCGCAGGGCATGGCGATCGGCACCGCCAGGATGATCACCGGCCGGACGTCGTCCAGCATCGTGGCGCACGCCACCAACAACCTGCTTCCGGCGGTGTACCTGTACGTCGGCGCCTCGTGA
- a CDS encoding GNAT family N-acetyltransferase, which produces MTTHLTTDRLLLRDFTPSDEAAIHSFAGDPSVTRFTDWGPNTPADTRAFLAEVTTQQTDPHRTAFNLAAVQADSGRLIGSVSIGVTSPQHRRGEFGFVFHPDVWSQGYATEVGRSLLRFGFDHLRLRRVSATCHPDNHASARVLRKTGLEFEGRMRSHLLVRGVWRDSLLYAAVNG; this is translated from the coding sequence ATGACCACCCACCTCACCACCGACAGACTCCTCCTCCGCGACTTCACCCCATCCGACGAAGCCGCCATCCACAGCTTCGCAGGCGACCCCTCCGTCACCCGCTTCACCGACTGGGGCCCCAACACCCCCGCCGACACCCGAGCCTTCCTCGCGGAAGTCACCACCCAACAAACCGACCCCCACCGAACGGCCTTCAACCTCGCCGCCGTCCAAGCCGACTCCGGCAGGCTCATCGGATCGGTGTCGATCGGAGTCACCAGCCCCCAGCACCGGCGAGGCGAATTCGGCTTCGTCTTCCACCCCGACGTCTGGTCGCAGGGGTACGCCACCGAGGTGGGCAGGTCCCTCCTCCGGTTCGGCTTCGACCACCTCCGCCTCCGACGGGTCAGCGCCACCTGCCACCCCGACAACCACGCCTCGGCGCGCGTCCTGCGGAAGACCGGCCTGGAGTTCGAGGGCAGGATGCGCAGCCACCTCCTCGTCCGAGGGGTCTGGCGCGACTCCCTGCTCTACGCCGCCGTCAACGGCTGA
- a CDS encoding VOC family protein, with the protein MAVRRVVPNLKSQDLNSHREFYGLLGFEEVMNHGWIATLASPTTPTAQISVMTADRTAPVDPDLSIEVDDVDAAYAAVLTTGAEVLHPLQDEDWGVRRFLVRDPDGRVINVLGHHR; encoded by the coding sequence ATGGCCGTCCGCCGCGTCGTGCCCAACCTCAAGTCCCAGGACCTGAACTCCCACCGCGAGTTCTACGGCCTGCTGGGCTTCGAGGAGGTCATGAACCACGGCTGGATCGCCACCCTCGCGTCACCGACCACTCCGACAGCCCAGATCAGCGTCATGACAGCCGACCGCACGGCCCCGGTCGACCCCGATCTGAGCATCGAGGTCGACGACGTCGACGCGGCCTACGCCGCCGTGCTCACCACCGGCGCCGAGGTCCTGCACCCGTTGCAGGACGAGGACTGGGGCGTCCGCCGCTTCCTGGTCCGAGACCCCGACGGCCGCGTCATCAACGTCCTGGGCCACCACCGGTAA
- a CDS encoding amidohydrolase family protein: MSGLHLRGVVLPDGVEQDLWVVNGRIRTREVPGARTVVDGGYLLPGLVDAHCHVGLGPQGPVDLPEAAQQAETDRDTGTLLIRDCGAPIDTRPLQERLDLPRIIRAGRHLVRPKRYIPYLGIDVEDPADLPAAVAEQAAYGDGWVKLVGDWIDRSQGDLAPLWSDDVLTEAIKVAHENGARVTAHVFGEDALPGLLAAGIDCIEHGTGLTDATIAQMAASGAALVPTLINVETFPGIADKATKYPAYATHMRSLHAGVTETVAKAIEAGIPVYAGTDAGGGIAHGLIVDEIEALHRVGMTTTQAIAAASWAARDWLGYPSLTEGSAADIVVYSDDPRTDLAALRHPKMVMLRGRIH; encoded by the coding sequence ATGAGCGGGCTGCACCTGCGCGGCGTCGTCCTGCCGGACGGCGTCGAGCAGGACCTGTGGGTCGTCAACGGCCGCATCCGGACCCGCGAGGTCCCCGGCGCGCGCACCGTCGTCGACGGCGGCTACCTGCTGCCGGGCCTGGTCGACGCCCACTGCCACGTGGGTCTGGGCCCCCAGGGCCCGGTGGACCTGCCGGAGGCCGCGCAGCAGGCGGAGACCGACCGCGACACGGGCACGCTGCTCATCCGCGACTGCGGCGCCCCGATCGACACGCGCCCGTTGCAGGAGCGCCTCGACCTGCCCCGCATCATCCGCGCGGGCAGGCACCTCGTGCGCCCCAAGCGCTACATCCCGTACCTCGGCATCGACGTCGAGGACCCCGCCGACCTCCCCGCCGCCGTGGCCGAACAGGCGGCCTACGGCGACGGCTGGGTCAAGCTCGTCGGCGACTGGATCGACCGCTCCCAGGGCGACCTCGCCCCGCTGTGGTCCGACGACGTCCTCACCGAGGCGATCAAGGTCGCCCATGAGAACGGCGCCCGCGTCACCGCCCACGTCTTCGGCGAGGACGCGCTGCCGGGACTGCTCGCGGCGGGCATCGACTGCATCGAGCACGGCACCGGCCTCACCGACGCCACCATCGCCCAGATGGCTGCCTCGGGCGCGGCCCTCGTCCCGACCCTCATCAACGTCGAGACCTTCCCCGGCATCGCCGACAAGGCCACCAAGTACCCGGCCTACGCCACCCACATGCGCTCGCTGCACGCCGGCGTGACCGAGACCGTGGCCAAGGCGATCGAGGCGGGCATCCCGGTCTACGCGGGCACGGATGCCGGCGGCGGCATCGCCCACGGCCTCATCGTCGACGAGATCGAGGCCCTCCACCGCGTCGGCATGACCACCACCCAGGCCATCGCAGCCGCCTCCTGGGCGGCCCGCGACTGGCTCGGCTACCCCAGCCTCACCGAGGGCTCGGCCGCGGACATCGTCGTCTACTCCGACGACCCCCGCACCGACCTCGCCGCACTGCGCCACCCGAAGATGGTCATGCTCAGGGGCCGCATCCACTAG
- the ffh gene encoding signal recognition particle protein, with the protein MFNTLSDRLTSVLQNLRGKGRLSEADIDATCREIRVALLEADVALLVVRTFIAKIKERAKGAEVSGALNPAQQVIKIVNEELVGILGGETRRLNLAKNPPTVIMLAGLQGAGKTTLAGKLAKWLKTQGHTPMLVACDLQRPNAVTQLQVVGERAGVPVYAPEPGNGVGNPVDVARRGIEEARRAQHDVLIVDTAGRLGVDAELMKQAADIRDAVQPEEILFVVDAMIGQDAVNTAQAFADGVGFTGVVLTKLDGDARGGAALSVREVTGQPILFASNGEKLEDFDVFHPDRMAGRILGMGDMLTLIEQAEQAFDQEKAEVAAQKMGSGQLTLEDFLEQMLAIRKMGPIANLLGMLPGAGQMKDQLAMLDEKHLDRVQAIIRGMTPAERDDPKIINASRRLRIANGSGVKVSDVNDLVNRFFDARKMMSQMAGRFGMPGGGGGKNNRKGKKGKKGKGNSRGPTQPKIKGGFPGMFPGGMPGMPPGGGVPELPPGLGGLNDLPPGFDPSKFKFDK; encoded by the coding sequence GTGTTCAACACCCTTTCCGACCGGCTCACCTCGGTCCTGCAGAACCTGCGGGGCAAGGGGCGGCTCTCCGAGGCCGACATCGACGCCACCTGCCGCGAGATCAGGGTGGCGCTGCTCGAGGCCGACGTCGCGCTGCTCGTGGTGCGGACGTTCATCGCGAAGATCAAGGAGCGCGCCAAGGGCGCGGAGGTCTCCGGTGCGCTGAACCCGGCCCAGCAGGTCATCAAGATCGTCAACGAAGAGCTGGTCGGCATCCTCGGCGGTGAGACCCGCAGGCTGAACCTGGCGAAGAACCCGCCGACCGTGATCATGCTCGCCGGCCTCCAGGGCGCGGGCAAGACGACGCTGGCGGGCAAGCTCGCGAAGTGGCTGAAGACCCAGGGCCACACGCCGATGCTCGTGGCGTGCGACCTCCAGCGCCCCAACGCGGTGACCCAGCTCCAGGTCGTCGGCGAGCGCGCGGGCGTGCCCGTGTACGCCCCCGAGCCCGGCAACGGCGTCGGCAACCCCGTGGACGTGGCCCGCCGCGGCATCGAAGAGGCCCGGCGCGCGCAGCACGACGTCCTGATCGTCGACACCGCGGGCCGCCTCGGTGTGGACGCCGAGCTGATGAAGCAGGCCGCGGACATCCGCGACGCCGTGCAGCCGGAAGAGATCCTGTTCGTCGTCGACGCGATGATCGGCCAGGACGCGGTCAACACCGCGCAGGCGTTCGCCGACGGCGTCGGGTTCACCGGTGTGGTGCTGACCAAGCTCGACGGCGACGCCCGCGGTGGTGCCGCGCTGAGCGTCCGCGAGGTCACCGGCCAGCCGATCCTGTTCGCGTCCAACGGTGAGAAGCTCGAGGACTTCGACGTCTTCCACCCGGACCGGATGGCCGGCCGCATCCTCGGCATGGGCGACATGCTGACCCTGATCGAGCAGGCCGAGCAGGCCTTCGACCAGGAGAAGGCGGAGGTCGCCGCGCAGAAGATGGGGTCCGGCCAGCTGACGCTGGAGGACTTCCTGGAGCAGATGCTCGCCATCCGCAAGATGGGTCCCATCGCGAACCTGCTGGGCATGCTGCCCGGCGCCGGTCAGATGAAGGACCAGCTCGCCATGCTGGACGAGAAGCACCTCGACCGCGTGCAGGCGATCATCCGCGGCATGACGCCCGCCGAGCGCGACGACCCGAAGATCATCAACGCGTCCCGCAGGCTGCGCATCGCCAACGGCTCGGGTGTGAAGGTCAGCGACGTCAACGACCTCGTCAACCGCTTCTTCGACGCCCGCAAGATGATGTCGCAGATGGCGGGCCGCTTCGGGATGCCGGGCGGCGGTGGCGGCAAGAACAACCGCAAGGGCAAGAAGGGGAAGAAGGGCAAGGGCAACAGCCGCGGCCCGACACAGCCGAAGATCAAGGGCGGCTTCCCCGGCATGTTCCCCGGTGGCATGCCGGGCATGCCCCCCGGCGGCGGCGTCCCCGAACTGCCTCCGGGCCTCGGCGGTCTGAACGACCTGCCCCCCGGCTTCGACCCGTCGAAGTTCAAGTTCGACAAATGA
- a CDS encoding AAA family ATPase translates to MTAVAVRPRSFVVLAGLPGAGKSTLLAHLDSGGAPVVVLDSDQVRTRLRAVFPERLPYRVYRPLVHLVHRLRVLVFAIGGTGLLVVHEPSTRPTTRAGLVAVGALTGRHRLFLWLDATADEALAGQVERGRLVRGRSFSRHVRRAAWLRGRFAGGWVPRGWDALVVVTRQDRVRLSVTPD, encoded by the coding sequence ATGACTGCCGTAGCGGTTCGGCCACGTTCGTTCGTCGTGCTGGCCGGTCTGCCGGGGGCCGGCAAGAGCACCCTGCTGGCGCACCTGGATTCCGGCGGTGCCCCCGTTGTCGTCCTCGACTCCGACCAGGTGCGGACCCGGCTGCGCGCCGTGTTCCCTGAACGCCTGCCCTACCGCGTCTACCGACCGCTGGTGCACCTGGTGCACCGGTTGCGCGTCCTCGTCTTCGCCATCGGCGGCACCGGTCTGCTCGTGGTGCACGAGCCGTCGACCAGACCCACCACGAGGGCCGGGCTGGTCGCCGTCGGCGCGCTGACCGGCCGCCACCGGCTGTTCCTCTGGCTGGACGCGACCGCCGACGAAGCGCTGGCGGGCCAGGTGGAACGCGGTCGCCTGGTGCGCGGCAGGTCCTTCTCCCGGCACGTCCGGCGCGCGGCCTGGCTGCGCGGGCGGTTCGCCGGGGGGTGGGTGCCGAGGGGCTGGGACGCGCTGGTGGTCGTGACCCGGCAGGACCGGGTGCGGCTGTCCGTGACACCCGACTGA
- a CDS encoding [protein-PII] uridylyltransferase: MDSVSAEANSGSEIVTADDLVKARDRLLAPGRKRLTGELLREALVDLHEFWLTAHATSAGVTGPGMALVAVGGLGRRELVPYSDLDLVLVHNGNKGIDAIADKLWYPLWNSGVGLDHSVRTVGEGLRVAAGDLRTALGLLDVRHLAGDPEVSQRLAESARQAWRSNVRTRLDEMAESAQRRWARSGEIAHRVEPDLKHGRGGLRDITLLDALSVAQLTDRASVEVNDARRLLLDVRTELRRVARKPRDVLRAQDGDEVASALGLTDRFALARALSSAARTVVYAVDVSMRTARAAAPKRGLGAFARSPLRRSPARRPLDEGVVLHGTEVALARDAMPNRDPALLLRVATAAARSKHPIAAGTLSRLADSAPELRQPWPREAREELLALLGSGAGLIDVVEALDRTGLWGRLFPEWGAVRDLPPRDAAHMWTVDRHLVQATAHAARLATTVSRPDLLLLGALVHDIGKGRQTDHSEVGAALATQIGERLGLWPQDVETLAAMVRHHLLLPHTATRRDVEDDATVHRVVDTLGGDPVLLELLHALAEADSLATGPGVWTDWKASLIADLVRRCRTAMAGDPLPAPEPLDQAQLDLAVKVASTGKPDVLITPTDGGALVTMAAPDRPGVLSRAAGVLALNSLEVHTATLRAHEGAVVDVFTVSPRFGSLPDASLLREQLSRAVDGSLALADKLAAKERDYGGPPQDPPPAKVLWFDDEATGAVVLELRAADRIGLLHHVADALEQCGVDIRWARVATLGGTVVDSFSLATEDGRLDTTLRKKVERLVLAASR, translated from the coding sequence ATGGACAGCGTCTCGGCCGAGGCGAACTCTGGTTCGGAGATCGTGACCGCTGACGACCTGGTGAAGGCCCGCGACAGATTGCTGGCTCCCGGCCGCAAGCGGCTCACCGGCGAACTCCTCCGTGAAGCCCTCGTGGACCTGCACGAGTTCTGGCTGACCGCGCACGCCACGAGCGCGGGCGTCACCGGTCCCGGCATGGCGCTGGTCGCCGTGGGGGGACTGGGGCGCCGCGAGCTCGTGCCCTACTCCGACCTCGACCTGGTGCTGGTGCACAACGGGAACAAGGGGATCGACGCGATCGCCGACAAGCTCTGGTACCCGCTGTGGAACTCCGGCGTCGGTCTCGACCACTCGGTGCGCACCGTCGGCGAGGGCCTGCGCGTCGCCGCGGGCGACCTGCGGACCGCGCTCGGGCTGCTCGACGTCCGCCACCTGGCGGGCGATCCCGAGGTGTCCCAACGACTCGCGGAGAGCGCGCGCCAGGCGTGGCGCTCCAACGTCCGCACCCGGCTCGACGAGATGGCCGAGTCCGCCCAGCGCCGGTGGGCGCGCAGCGGCGAGATCGCGCACCGCGTCGAACCCGACCTCAAGCACGGCCGCGGCGGTCTGCGCGACATCACGCTGCTGGACGCGCTGTCGGTCGCCCAGCTGACCGACAGGGCGTCGGTCGAGGTCAACGACGCCCGCAGGCTGCTGCTCGACGTGCGCACCGAACTGCGCCGCGTCGCGCGCAAGCCGAGGGACGTGCTGCGGGCGCAGGACGGCGACGAGGTCGCCTCCGCGCTCGGCCTCACCGACCGGTTCGCACTGGCCAGGGCGTTGTCCTCGGCCGCCCGCACGGTCGTGTACGCGGTGGACGTCTCGATGCGCACCGCCCGTGCCGCCGCGCCCAAGCGCGGGCTCGGCGCGTTCGCCAGGTCCCCGTTGCGGCGCTCTCCCGCCCGCCGCCCGCTGGATGAGGGCGTGGTGCTGCACGGCACCGAGGTGGCGCTGGCCCGCGACGCCATGCCCAACCGCGACCCCGCGCTGCTGCTGCGGGTCGCGACGGCGGCCGCGCGCAGCAAGCACCCGATCGCCGCGGGCACGCTGTCCCGGCTCGCCGACTCCGCCCCGGAACTGCGCCAGCCGTGGCCGCGCGAAGCCCGCGAGGAACTGCTGGCGCTGCTGGGCAGCGGCGCCGGGCTGATCGACGTCGTGGAAGCCCTCGACCGCACCGGGCTGTGGGGCAGGCTCTTCCCCGAGTGGGGCGCCGTCCGCGACCTGCCGCCGCGCGACGCCGCGCACATGTGGACCGTCGACCGGCACCTCGTGCAGGCCACCGCGCACGCCGCGCGGCTCGCGACCACCGTGTCGCGGCCCGACCTGCTGCTGCTCGGCGCGCTCGTGCACGACATCGGCAAGGGCAGGCAGACCGACCACTCCGAGGTGGGCGCCGCGCTGGCGACCCAGATCGGCGAACGGCTCGGCCTGTGGCCGCAGGACGTGGAGACGCTGGCCGCGATGGTCCGCCACCACCTGCTGCTGCCGCACACCGCGACCCGCCGCGACGTCGAGGACGACGCGACCGTGCACCGCGTCGTCGACACCCTCGGCGGCGACCCGGTGCTGCTGGAACTGCTGCACGCGTTGGCGGAGGCCGATTCCCTGGCCACCGGCCCCGGCGTGTGGACGGACTGGAAGGCCTCGCTGATCGCGGACCTGGTGCGCCGCTGCCGGACCGCGATGGCGGGCGACCCGCTGCCCGCCCCGGAGCCGCTCGACCAGGCGCAGCTGGACCTGGCGGTCAAGGTGGCCTCCACCGGCAAGCCGGACGTGCTGATCACGCCGACCGACGGCGGCGCGCTGGTCACGATGGCCGCGCCGGACCGGCCGGGCGTGCTGTCCAGGGCCGCGGGCGTGCTGGCGCTGAACTCGCTGGAAGTCCACACGGCGACGCTGCGGGCCCACGAGGGCGCCGTGGTCGACGTCTTCACCGTCTCGCCCCGCTTCGGGTCGCTGCCCGACGCGTCCCTGCTGCGCGAGCAGCTCTCCAGGGCCGTGGACGGCTCGCTGGCGCTCGCGGACAAGCTGGCCGCCAAGGAACGCGACTACGGCGGCCCGCCCCAGGACCCGCCGCCCGCCAAGGTGCTGTGGTTCGACGACGAGGCCACCGGCGCCGTCGTGCTCGAACTGCGCGCGGCGGACCGGATCGGGCTGCTGCACCACGTGGCCGACGCGCTGGAGCAGTGCGGCGTCGACATCCGGTGGGCCCGCGTTGCGACCCTCGGCGGCACGGTCGTGGACTCGTTCAGCCTGGCCACCGAGGACGGCAGGCTGGACACGACGCTGCGGAAGAAGGTCGAACGGCTGGTGCTCGCGGCTTCCCGCTGA
- a CDS encoding P-II family nitrogen regulator → MKLVTAIIKPFTLDDVKASLEQLGVLGMTVSEVQGYGRQKGHTEVYRGAEYAVDFVPKLRIEVLIDDAAVEKVLDAVVEAARTGKIGDGKVWVTPVETVIRVRTGERGSDAL, encoded by the coding sequence GTGAAGCTCGTCACCGCCATCATCAAGCCCTTCACCCTCGACGACGTGAAGGCCTCGCTGGAGCAGCTCGGTGTGCTCGGCATGACGGTCAGCGAAGTCCAGGGCTACGGCAGGCAGAAGGGCCACACCGAGGTCTACCGCGGCGCCGAGTACGCCGTCGACTTCGTGCCCAAGCTGCGCATCGAGGTCCTGATCGACGACGCGGCCGTGGAGAAGGTCCTGGACGCGGTCGTCGAGGCCGCCCGCACCGGCAAGATCGGTGACGGCAAGGTCTGGGTCACGCCGGTCGAGACGGTGATCCGAGTCCGCACGGGGGAGCGCGGGTCGGACGCTCTGTAA